A stretch of the Perca fluviatilis chromosome 17, GENO_Pfluv_1.0, whole genome shotgun sequence genome encodes the following:
- the rapgef1b gene encoding rap guanine nucleotide exchange factor 1b isoform X13 produces MSGKIESKQDSQRSHLSSFTMKLMDKFHSPKIKRTPSSKKGKQLQPEPAAKSTEKPANKKVSRLEEHEKEVVSALRYFKTIVDKMVVEKKVLEMLPGSASKVLEAILPLVQVEARIQHSSALSSCHNRVYQSLANLIRWADQVMLDGIDLEDKENVASVTSVIKAVLDGVKELVKLTIEKQEQPSPTTPNKPAPPATTAESVSSEMPLIDREPEVSKKKTAPAATPAEAASDIPEEDVAPPKPPLPEAKMAELSPPPALPPKKRQSAPSPTRVAVVAPMSRGSSLPCSVHRQQQDFEQEFLQRRFSGGSQSYGGDSPRLSPCSSMGKLSKSDEQLSSMEQDSGQCSRNTSCETLDNTENYDPDYDFLHQDLSAGENLPPIPVGGCLSPLPESHSESSSPVPGQHPSHPRFSAPPAQQQPEYWTPQPNQTNPVQSYRVSAPPALPQKKRRGTQPFPDVGSRVLYERYPSQYDNLSEEELHPTPPFPLFTPISPMPQTNGGVFVTQYIASENADVPASPPPLPEKKSRNILQYMQFVEDYSEPQPSMFYQMPQSESIYEQRNKRFQEVYGFNDSFSSTDSVHEPVLPPALPPKQRQLSESANDEGGEGEYVNLYSSSQANGELPLSLRETITADNVLQDPTPQMPKTNSKEALDKERRQKSTESAGSDEEDVDELSLIDHKEIMSRITLKQENDDGPDVRAGSGDILLVHATETDRKDLVLYCEAFLTTYRTFITPEDLIKKLHYRYTRFCHSPDTFKKRVSKNTFFVLVRVVDELCLVELTEDILKQLMDLVFTLVCNGELSLARVLRKNILDKVEQRKLLRYTNSLKPLAARGVSARPGTLHDFRSHEIADQLTLLDAELFYKIEIPEVLLWAKEQNEEKSPNLTQFTEHFNNMSYWVRSLIIQQEKAQDREKLLLKFIKIMKHLRKLNNFNSYLAILSALDSAPIRRLEWQKQTSEGLEEYCTLIDSSSSFRAYRAALAEVEPPCIPYLGLILQDLTFVHLGNPDLIDGKVNFSKRWQQFNILDSMRRFQQVHYELKRNEDIVCFFNDFSDHLAEEALWELSLKIKPRNITRRKTEREEKT; encoded by the exons ACTCGCAACGGTCCCATCTGTCCTCTTTCACCATGAAACTGATGGACAAGTTCCACTCTCCCAAGATCAAGAGGACTCCATCCTCAAAGAAGGGCAAGCAACTGCAGCCCGAGCCAGCAGCCAAGAGCACCGAGAAACCTGCGAACAAG aagGTTAGTCGGCTGGAAGAACACGAGAAGGAGGTGGTCAGTGCCCTGCGCTACTTCAAGACAATCGTGGACAAAATGGTCGTGGAGAAAAAGGTGCTGGAGATGCTTCCGGGTTCGGCCAGCAAGGTGCTTGAAGCCATCCTGCCTCTGGTTCAGGTAGAGGCCCGGATACAGCACAG TTCGGCGCTATCTTCCTGCCATAACCGTGTGTATCAGAGCCTGGCCAACCTTATCCGTTGGGCAGACCAGGTGATGCTGGATGGTATCGACTTGGAGGACAAGGAGAATGTGGCGTCTGTCACCAGCGTCATCAAAGCCGTGCTGGATGGAGTAAAG GAATTGGTGAAGCTGACCATAGAGAAACAGGAGCAGCCATCGCCCACCACCCCGAACAAACCAGCACCACCTGCTACCACAGCAGAGAG CGTGTCATCGGAGATGCCCTTGATAGATCGGGAGCCGGAGGTGTCGAAAAAAAAGACGGCTCCGGCAGCTACTCCCGCAGAGGCTGCCTCAGACATACCAGAAGAGGACGTGGCCCCTCCCAAACCCCCGCTTCCTGAAGCCAAAATGGCAGAGCTCAG CCCTCCACCAGCTCTTCCCCCTAAGAAGCGCCAGTCGGCCCCTTCGCCTACACGGGTTGCAGTGGTCGCCCCAATGAGCCGCGGCTCCAGCCTGCCCTGCAGCGTCCACAGACAG CAGCAGGACTTTGAGCAGGAGTTCCTTCAGAGGCGTTTTTCTGGGGGGAGCCAGTCCTATGGGGGCGACTCTCCACGCCTGTCTCCATGCAGCAGCATGGGGAAACTTAGCAAGTCTGATGAACAGCTCTCCTCCATGGAGCAGGACAGTGGTCAGTGTTCTCGTAACACCTCCTGTGAGACGCTTG ACAACACAGAGAATTACGACCCGGATTATGACTTCCTCCACCAGGATTTGTCAGCTGGGGAGAACCTGCCCCCAATACCGGTAGGAGGGTGCCTGAGCCCCCTGCCTGAGTCTCACAGCGAGTCCTCTTCCCCGGTCCCCGGACAGCATCCATCACATCCCCGCTTCAGTGCTCCTCCAGCACAGCAGCAGCCAGAATACTGGACCCCGCAGCCTAATCAGACCAATCCCGTACAGTCCTACCGTGTCAGCGCGCCCCCTGCCCTTCCCCAGAAGAAGCGACGCGGCACCCAGCCTTTCCCTGACGTAGGGTCCAGGGTGCTGTATGAGCGCTACCCCTCCCAATACGACAACTTGTCAGAAGAGGAGCTCCACCCTACACCGCCATTCCCCCTTTTCACACCCATCTCACCCATGCCCCAGACAAATGGCGGCGTGTTCGTCACCCAGTACATAGCCAGCGAGAATGCAGATGTCCCCGCTAGCCCACCACCGCTGccagaaaagaaaagcagaaaca TCCTCCAGTACATGCAGTTTGTGGAAGACTACTCGGAGCCACAGCCCTCCATGTTCTACCAGATGCCACAGAGCGAGAGCATCTACGAGCAGCGCAACAAGCGCTTCCAGGAGGTCTACGGCTTCAACGACTCCTTCAGCAGCACCGACTCAGTCCACGAGCCGGTGCTGCCTCCAGCATTGCCCCCGAAACAAAGGCAGCTG AGCGAGAGCGCAAATGATGAGGGCGGGGAGGGGGAGTACGTCAACTTGTACTCATCCAGCCAGGCCAATGGGGAGCTGCCTCTCTCCCTCAGA GAAACCATCACAGCTGACAATGTACTTCAAGACCCCACCCCTCAGATGCCTAAGACCAACAGCAAAGAGGCTTTGGACAAGGAAAG gaggCAGAAGTCAACAGAGTCGGCTGGCAGCGATGAGGAAGACGTGGACGAGCTCTCCCTCATTGACCACAAGGAGATTATGAGCAGGATAACactaaaacaggaa AATGATGATGGCCCTGATGTTCGTGCTGGATCAGGAGATATTCTATTAGTCCATGCTACAGAAACCGATCGCAAAG ATCTTGTTTTGTACTGTGAAGCCTTTCTAACTACGTATAGGACTTTTATAACCCCCGAGGACCTCATTAAGAAGCTACACTACAG ATACACTAGGTTCTGCCACAGCCCGGACACCTTCAAGAAGCGAGTCAGCAAGAACACATTCTTTGTGCTGGTTCGTGTGGTGGATGAACTGTG CTTGGTGGAGCTGACAGAGGACATCTTGAAACAGCTGATGGACCTGGTGTTCACGCTGGTGTGCAATGGCGAGCTCAGCCTCGCCCGTGTGCTCCGCAAGAACATCCTGGATAAGGTGGAGCAGAGGAAGCTGCTGCGCTACACTAACTCCCTCAAGCCGCTCGCTGCCCGGGGGGTCTCTGCAAG GCCTGGAACTCTACATGACTTCCGCAGTCATGAGATCGCCGATCAGCTCACTCTTCTTGATGCTGAGCTCTTCTATAAAATTGAG ATTCCCGAGGTGCTGCTCTGGGCCAAGGAGCAGAATGAGGAGAAGAGTCCGAACCTGACTCAGTTCACAGAGCACTTTAACAACATGAGCTATTG GGTCCGCTCTTTGATAATTCAGCAGGAGAAAGCCCAAGACCGAGAGAAGCTGCTTCTCAAGTTCATCAAGATAATGAAG CACTTAAGAAAGTTGAATAATTTCAACTCCTACCTGGCAATACTGTCTGCCCTGGACTCTGCCCCCATCAGGAGATTGGAGTGGCAGAAACAGACCTCAGAG GGATTGGAGGAATATTGCACGTTGATTGACAGCTCCTCCTCCTTCCGAGCATACAGAGCTGCTCTGGCTGAGGTGGAGCCTCCATGCATCCCGTACCT GGGTCTCATTCTGCAGGACCTGACCTTCGTGCACCTGGGTAACCCTGACCTCATTGACGGGAAGGTCAATTTCTCCAAACGCTGGCAGCAGTTCAACATTCTAGACAGCATGCGGCGCTTTCAGCAAGT GCATTACGAGCTAAAGCGCAACGAAGACATTGTCTGTTTCTTCAACGACTTCAGCGACCACCTGGCAGAGGAGGCCTTGTGGGAGCTGTCGCTGAAGATCAAGCCCAGGAACATCACCAGGCGCAAGACGGAACGCGAGGAGAAGACATAG
- the rapgef1b gene encoding rap guanine nucleotide exchange factor 1b isoform X6, with protein sequence MSGKIESKQDSQRSHLSSFTMKLMDKFHSPKIKRTPSSKKGKQLQPEPAAKSTEKPANKKVSRLEEHEKEVVSALRYFKTIVDKMVVEKKVLEMLPGSASKVLEAILPLVQVEARIQHSSALSSCHNRVYQSLANLIRWADQVMLDGIDLEDKENVASVTSVIKAVLDGVKELVKLTIEKQEQPSPTTPNKPAPPATTAESVSSEMPLIDREPEVSKKKTAPAATPAEAASDIPEEDVAPPKPPLPEAKMAELSPPPALPPKKRQSAPSPTRVAVVAPMSRGSSLPCSVHRQQQDFEQEFLQRRFSGGSQSYGGDSPRLSPCSSMGKLSKSDEQLSSMEQDSGQCSRNTSCETLDNTENYDPDYDFLHQDLSAGENLPPIPVGGCLSPLPESHSESSSPVPGQHPSHPRFSAPPAQQQPEYWTPQPNQTNPVQSYRVSAPPALPQKKRRGTQPFPDVGSRVLYERYPSQYDNLSEEELHPTPPFPLFTPISPMPQTNGGVFVTQYIASENADVPASPPPLPEKKSRNILQYMQFVEDYSEPQPSMFYQMPQSESIYEQRNKRFQEVYGFNDSFSSTDSVHEPVLPPALPPKQRQLASHSSSPSSSSSSSLSCHLQPSVAAMEEAGSGLGLSMSVSNSYLIGQASLTAPTSLDQVALTNATILDGSGGGPNGSLAGSMGSVAVCLPSESSLTDSLHTSASESANDEGGEGEYVNLYSSSQANGELPLSLRETITADNVLQDPTPQMPKTNSKEALDKERRQKSTESAGSDEEDVDELSLIDHKEIMSRITLKQENDDGPDVRAGSGDILLVHATETDRKDLVLYCEAFLTTYRTFITPEDLIKKLHYRYTRFCHSPDTFKKRVSKNTFFVLVRVVDELCLVELTEDILKQLMDLVFTLVCNGELSLARVLRKNILDKVEQRKLLRYTNSLKPLAARGVSARPGTLHDFRSHEIADQLTLLDAELFYKIEIPEVLLWAKEQNEEKSPNLTQFTEHFNNMSYWVRSLIIQQEKAQDREKLLLKFIKIMKHLRKLNNFNSYLAILSALDSAPIRRLEWQKQTSEGLEEYCTLIDSSSSFRAYRAALAEVEPPCIPYLGLILQDLTFVHLGNPDLIDGKVNFSKRWQQFNILDSMRRFQQVHYELKRNEDIVCFFNDFSDHLAEEALWELSLKIKPRNITRRKTEREEKT encoded by the exons ACTCGCAACGGTCCCATCTGTCCTCTTTCACCATGAAACTGATGGACAAGTTCCACTCTCCCAAGATCAAGAGGACTCCATCCTCAAAGAAGGGCAAGCAACTGCAGCCCGAGCCAGCAGCCAAGAGCACCGAGAAACCTGCGAACAAG aagGTTAGTCGGCTGGAAGAACACGAGAAGGAGGTGGTCAGTGCCCTGCGCTACTTCAAGACAATCGTGGACAAAATGGTCGTGGAGAAAAAGGTGCTGGAGATGCTTCCGGGTTCGGCCAGCAAGGTGCTTGAAGCCATCCTGCCTCTGGTTCAGGTAGAGGCCCGGATACAGCACAG TTCGGCGCTATCTTCCTGCCATAACCGTGTGTATCAGAGCCTGGCCAACCTTATCCGTTGGGCAGACCAGGTGATGCTGGATGGTATCGACTTGGAGGACAAGGAGAATGTGGCGTCTGTCACCAGCGTCATCAAAGCCGTGCTGGATGGAGTAAAG GAATTGGTGAAGCTGACCATAGAGAAACAGGAGCAGCCATCGCCCACCACCCCGAACAAACCAGCACCACCTGCTACCACAGCAGAGAG CGTGTCATCGGAGATGCCCTTGATAGATCGGGAGCCGGAGGTGTCGAAAAAAAAGACGGCTCCGGCAGCTACTCCCGCAGAGGCTGCCTCAGACATACCAGAAGAGGACGTGGCCCCTCCCAAACCCCCGCTTCCTGAAGCCAAAATGGCAGAGCTCAG CCCTCCACCAGCTCTTCCCCCTAAGAAGCGCCAGTCGGCCCCTTCGCCTACACGGGTTGCAGTGGTCGCCCCAATGAGCCGCGGCTCCAGCCTGCCCTGCAGCGTCCACAGACAG CAGCAGGACTTTGAGCAGGAGTTCCTTCAGAGGCGTTTTTCTGGGGGGAGCCAGTCCTATGGGGGCGACTCTCCACGCCTGTCTCCATGCAGCAGCATGGGGAAACTTAGCAAGTCTGATGAACAGCTCTCCTCCATGGAGCAGGACAGTGGTCAGTGTTCTCGTAACACCTCCTGTGAGACGCTTG ACAACACAGAGAATTACGACCCGGATTATGACTTCCTCCACCAGGATTTGTCAGCTGGGGAGAACCTGCCCCCAATACCGGTAGGAGGGTGCCTGAGCCCCCTGCCTGAGTCTCACAGCGAGTCCTCTTCCCCGGTCCCCGGACAGCATCCATCACATCCCCGCTTCAGTGCTCCTCCAGCACAGCAGCAGCCAGAATACTGGACCCCGCAGCCTAATCAGACCAATCCCGTACAGTCCTACCGTGTCAGCGCGCCCCCTGCCCTTCCCCAGAAGAAGCGACGCGGCACCCAGCCTTTCCCTGACGTAGGGTCCAGGGTGCTGTATGAGCGCTACCCCTCCCAATACGACAACTTGTCAGAAGAGGAGCTCCACCCTACACCGCCATTCCCCCTTTTCACACCCATCTCACCCATGCCCCAGACAAATGGCGGCGTGTTCGTCACCCAGTACATAGCCAGCGAGAATGCAGATGTCCCCGCTAGCCCACCACCGCTGccagaaaagaaaagcagaaaca TCCTCCAGTACATGCAGTTTGTGGAAGACTACTCGGAGCCACAGCCCTCCATGTTCTACCAGATGCCACAGAGCGAGAGCATCTACGAGCAGCGCAACAAGCGCTTCCAGGAGGTCTACGGCTTCAACGACTCCTTCAGCAGCACCGACTCAGTCCACGAGCCGGTGCTGCCTCCAGCATTGCCCCCGAAACAAAGGCAGCTG GCCTCCCActcttcctccccctcttcctcctcctcttcttctctctcctgcCACCTCCAGCCGTCTGTAGCGGCCATGGAGGAGGCAGGCTCTGGGCTGGGCCTCAGCATGTCCGTTTCTAACTCCTACCTGATTGGCCAAGCTTCCTTGACCGCACCCACG AGTTTGGACCAGGTTGCCTTGACCAATGCCACCATTCTGGATGGCAGCGGGGGTGGGCCCAACGGTTCCCTGGCTGGCTCAATGGGCTCTGTTGCTGTCTGTCTTCCTTCTGAGTCTTCTCTCACTGACTCTCTCCACACCTCAGCG AGCGAGAGCGCAAATGATGAGGGCGGGGAGGGGGAGTACGTCAACTTGTACTCATCCAGCCAGGCCAATGGGGAGCTGCCTCTCTCCCTCAGA GAAACCATCACAGCTGACAATGTACTTCAAGACCCCACCCCTCAGATGCCTAAGACCAACAGCAAAGAGGCTTTGGACAAGGAAAG gaggCAGAAGTCAACAGAGTCGGCTGGCAGCGATGAGGAAGACGTGGACGAGCTCTCCCTCATTGACCACAAGGAGATTATGAGCAGGATAACactaaaacaggaa AATGATGATGGCCCTGATGTTCGTGCTGGATCAGGAGATATTCTATTAGTCCATGCTACAGAAACCGATCGCAAAG ATCTTGTTTTGTACTGTGAAGCCTTTCTAACTACGTATAGGACTTTTATAACCCCCGAGGACCTCATTAAGAAGCTACACTACAG ATACACTAGGTTCTGCCACAGCCCGGACACCTTCAAGAAGCGAGTCAGCAAGAACACATTCTTTGTGCTGGTTCGTGTGGTGGATGAACTGTG CTTGGTGGAGCTGACAGAGGACATCTTGAAACAGCTGATGGACCTGGTGTTCACGCTGGTGTGCAATGGCGAGCTCAGCCTCGCCCGTGTGCTCCGCAAGAACATCCTGGATAAGGTGGAGCAGAGGAAGCTGCTGCGCTACACTAACTCCCTCAAGCCGCTCGCTGCCCGGGGGGTCTCTGCAAG GCCTGGAACTCTACATGACTTCCGCAGTCATGAGATCGCCGATCAGCTCACTCTTCTTGATGCTGAGCTCTTCTATAAAATTGAG ATTCCCGAGGTGCTGCTCTGGGCCAAGGAGCAGAATGAGGAGAAGAGTCCGAACCTGACTCAGTTCACAGAGCACTTTAACAACATGAGCTATTG GGTCCGCTCTTTGATAATTCAGCAGGAGAAAGCCCAAGACCGAGAGAAGCTGCTTCTCAAGTTCATCAAGATAATGAAG CACTTAAGAAAGTTGAATAATTTCAACTCCTACCTGGCAATACTGTCTGCCCTGGACTCTGCCCCCATCAGGAGATTGGAGTGGCAGAAACAGACCTCAGAG GGATTGGAGGAATATTGCACGTTGATTGACAGCTCCTCCTCCTTCCGAGCATACAGAGCTGCTCTGGCTGAGGTGGAGCCTCCATGCATCCCGTACCT GGGTCTCATTCTGCAGGACCTGACCTTCGTGCACCTGGGTAACCCTGACCTCATTGACGGGAAGGTCAATTTCTCCAAACGCTGGCAGCAGTTCAACATTCTAGACAGCATGCGGCGCTTTCAGCAAGT GCATTACGAGCTAAAGCGCAACGAAGACATTGTCTGTTTCTTCAACGACTTCAGCGACCACCTGGCAGAGGAGGCCTTGTGGGAGCTGTCGCTGAAGATCAAGCCCAGGAACATCACCAGGCGCAAGACGGAACGCGAGGAGAAGACATAG
- the rapgef1b gene encoding rap guanine nucleotide exchange factor 1b isoform X5, whose protein sequence is MSGKIESKQDSQRSHLSSFTMKLMDKFHSPKIKRTPSSKKGKQLQPEPAAKSTEKPANKKVSRLEEHEKEVVSALRYFKTIVDKMVVEKKVLEMLPGSASKVLEAILPLVQVEARIQHSSALSSCHNRVYQSLANLIRWADQVMLDGIDLEDKENVASVTSVIKAVLDGVKELVKLTIEKQEQPSPTTPNKPAPPATTAESSVSSEMPLIDREPEVSKKKTAPAATPAEAASDIPEEDVAPPKPPLPEAKMAELSPPPALPPKKRQSAPSPTRVAVVAPMSRGSSLPCSVHRQQQDFEQEFLQRRFSGGSQSYGGDSPRLSPCSSMGKLSKSDEQLSSMEQDSGQCSRNTSCETLDNTENYDPDYDFLHQDLSAGENLPPIPVGGCLSPLPESHSESSSPVPGQHPSHPRFSAPPAQQQPEYWTPQPNQTNPVQSYRVSAPPALPQKKRRGTQPFPDVGSRVLYERYPSQYDNLSEEELHPTPPFPLFTPISPMPQTNGGVFVTQYIASENADVPASPPPLPEKKSRNILQYMQFVEDYSEPQPSMFYQMPQSESIYEQRNKRFQEVYGFNDSFSSTDSVHEPVLPPALPPKQRQLASHSSSPSSSSSSSLSCHLQPSVAAMEEAGSGLGLSMSVSNSYLIGQASLTAPTSLDQVALTNATILDGSGGGPNGSLAGSMGSVAVCLPSESSLTDSLHTSASESANDEGGEGEYVNLYSSSQANGELPLSLRETITADNVLQDPTPQMPKTNSKEALDKERRQKSTESAGSDEEDVDELSLIDHKEIMSRITLKQENDDGPDVRAGSGDILLVHATETDRKDLVLYCEAFLTTYRTFITPEDLIKKLHYRYTRFCHSPDTFKKRVSKNTFFVLVRVVDELCLVELTEDILKQLMDLVFTLVCNGELSLARVLRKNILDKVEQRKLLRYTNSLKPLAARGVSARPGTLHDFRSHEIADQLTLLDAELFYKIEIPEVLLWAKEQNEEKSPNLTQFTEHFNNMSYWVRSLIIQQEKAQDREKLLLKFIKIMKHLRKLNNFNSYLAILSALDSAPIRRLEWQKQTSEGLEEYCTLIDSSSSFRAYRAALAEVEPPCIPYLGLILQDLTFVHLGNPDLIDGKVNFSKRWQQFNILDSMRRFQQVHYELKRNEDIVCFFNDFSDHLAEEALWELSLKIKPRNITRRKTEREEKT, encoded by the exons ACTCGCAACGGTCCCATCTGTCCTCTTTCACCATGAAACTGATGGACAAGTTCCACTCTCCCAAGATCAAGAGGACTCCATCCTCAAAGAAGGGCAAGCAACTGCAGCCCGAGCCAGCAGCCAAGAGCACCGAGAAACCTGCGAACAAG aagGTTAGTCGGCTGGAAGAACACGAGAAGGAGGTGGTCAGTGCCCTGCGCTACTTCAAGACAATCGTGGACAAAATGGTCGTGGAGAAAAAGGTGCTGGAGATGCTTCCGGGTTCGGCCAGCAAGGTGCTTGAAGCCATCCTGCCTCTGGTTCAGGTAGAGGCCCGGATACAGCACAG TTCGGCGCTATCTTCCTGCCATAACCGTGTGTATCAGAGCCTGGCCAACCTTATCCGTTGGGCAGACCAGGTGATGCTGGATGGTATCGACTTGGAGGACAAGGAGAATGTGGCGTCTGTCACCAGCGTCATCAAAGCCGTGCTGGATGGAGTAAAG GAATTGGTGAAGCTGACCATAGAGAAACAGGAGCAGCCATCGCCCACCACCCCGAACAAACCAGCACCACCTGCTACCACAGCAGAGAG CAGCGTGTCATCGGAGATGCCCTTGATAGATCGGGAGCCGGAGGTGTCGAAAAAAAAGACGGCTCCGGCAGCTACTCCCGCAGAGGCTGCCTCAGACATACCAGAAGAGGACGTGGCCCCTCCCAAACCCCCGCTTCCTGAAGCCAAAATGGCAGAGCTCAG CCCTCCACCAGCTCTTCCCCCTAAGAAGCGCCAGTCGGCCCCTTCGCCTACACGGGTTGCAGTGGTCGCCCCAATGAGCCGCGGCTCCAGCCTGCCCTGCAGCGTCCACAGACAG CAGCAGGACTTTGAGCAGGAGTTCCTTCAGAGGCGTTTTTCTGGGGGGAGCCAGTCCTATGGGGGCGACTCTCCACGCCTGTCTCCATGCAGCAGCATGGGGAAACTTAGCAAGTCTGATGAACAGCTCTCCTCCATGGAGCAGGACAGTGGTCAGTGTTCTCGTAACACCTCCTGTGAGACGCTTG ACAACACAGAGAATTACGACCCGGATTATGACTTCCTCCACCAGGATTTGTCAGCTGGGGAGAACCTGCCCCCAATACCGGTAGGAGGGTGCCTGAGCCCCCTGCCTGAGTCTCACAGCGAGTCCTCTTCCCCGGTCCCCGGACAGCATCCATCACATCCCCGCTTCAGTGCTCCTCCAGCACAGCAGCAGCCAGAATACTGGACCCCGCAGCCTAATCAGACCAATCCCGTACAGTCCTACCGTGTCAGCGCGCCCCCTGCCCTTCCCCAGAAGAAGCGACGCGGCACCCAGCCTTTCCCTGACGTAGGGTCCAGGGTGCTGTATGAGCGCTACCCCTCCCAATACGACAACTTGTCAGAAGAGGAGCTCCACCCTACACCGCCATTCCCCCTTTTCACACCCATCTCACCCATGCCCCAGACAAATGGCGGCGTGTTCGTCACCCAGTACATAGCCAGCGAGAATGCAGATGTCCCCGCTAGCCCACCACCGCTGccagaaaagaaaagcagaaaca TCCTCCAGTACATGCAGTTTGTGGAAGACTACTCGGAGCCACAGCCCTCCATGTTCTACCAGATGCCACAGAGCGAGAGCATCTACGAGCAGCGCAACAAGCGCTTCCAGGAGGTCTACGGCTTCAACGACTCCTTCAGCAGCACCGACTCAGTCCACGAGCCGGTGCTGCCTCCAGCATTGCCCCCGAAACAAAGGCAGCTG GCCTCCCActcttcctccccctcttcctcctcctcttcttctctctcctgcCACCTCCAGCCGTCTGTAGCGGCCATGGAGGAGGCAGGCTCTGGGCTGGGCCTCAGCATGTCCGTTTCTAACTCCTACCTGATTGGCCAAGCTTCCTTGACCGCACCCACG AGTTTGGACCAGGTTGCCTTGACCAATGCCACCATTCTGGATGGCAGCGGGGGTGGGCCCAACGGTTCCCTGGCTGGCTCAATGGGCTCTGTTGCTGTCTGTCTTCCTTCTGAGTCTTCTCTCACTGACTCTCTCCACACCTCAGCG AGCGAGAGCGCAAATGATGAGGGCGGGGAGGGGGAGTACGTCAACTTGTACTCATCCAGCCAGGCCAATGGGGAGCTGCCTCTCTCCCTCAGA GAAACCATCACAGCTGACAATGTACTTCAAGACCCCACCCCTCAGATGCCTAAGACCAACAGCAAAGAGGCTTTGGACAAGGAAAG gaggCAGAAGTCAACAGAGTCGGCTGGCAGCGATGAGGAAGACGTGGACGAGCTCTCCCTCATTGACCACAAGGAGATTATGAGCAGGATAACactaaaacaggaa AATGATGATGGCCCTGATGTTCGTGCTGGATCAGGAGATATTCTATTAGTCCATGCTACAGAAACCGATCGCAAAG ATCTTGTTTTGTACTGTGAAGCCTTTCTAACTACGTATAGGACTTTTATAACCCCCGAGGACCTCATTAAGAAGCTACACTACAG ATACACTAGGTTCTGCCACAGCCCGGACACCTTCAAGAAGCGAGTCAGCAAGAACACATTCTTTGTGCTGGTTCGTGTGGTGGATGAACTGTG CTTGGTGGAGCTGACAGAGGACATCTTGAAACAGCTGATGGACCTGGTGTTCACGCTGGTGTGCAATGGCGAGCTCAGCCTCGCCCGTGTGCTCCGCAAGAACATCCTGGATAAGGTGGAGCAGAGGAAGCTGCTGCGCTACACTAACTCCCTCAAGCCGCTCGCTGCCCGGGGGGTCTCTGCAAG GCCTGGAACTCTACATGACTTCCGCAGTCATGAGATCGCCGATCAGCTCACTCTTCTTGATGCTGAGCTCTTCTATAAAATTGAG ATTCCCGAGGTGCTGCTCTGGGCCAAGGAGCAGAATGAGGAGAAGAGTCCGAACCTGACTCAGTTCACAGAGCACTTTAACAACATGAGCTATTG GGTCCGCTCTTTGATAATTCAGCAGGAGAAAGCCCAAGACCGAGAGAAGCTGCTTCTCAAGTTCATCAAGATAATGAAG CACTTAAGAAAGTTGAATAATTTCAACTCCTACCTGGCAATACTGTCTGCCCTGGACTCTGCCCCCATCAGGAGATTGGAGTGGCAGAAACAGACCTCAGAG GGATTGGAGGAATATTGCACGTTGATTGACAGCTCCTCCTCCTTCCGAGCATACAGAGCTGCTCTGGCTGAGGTGGAGCCTCCATGCATCCCGTACCT GGGTCTCATTCTGCAGGACCTGACCTTCGTGCACCTGGGTAACCCTGACCTCATTGACGGGAAGGTCAATTTCTCCAAACGCTGGCAGCAGTTCAACATTCTAGACAGCATGCGGCGCTTTCAGCAAGT GCATTACGAGCTAAAGCGCAACGAAGACATTGTCTGTTTCTTCAACGACTTCAGCGACCACCTGGCAGAGGAGGCCTTGTGGGAGCTGTCGCTGAAGATCAAGCCCAGGAACATCACCAGGCGCAAGACGGAACGCGAGGAGAAGACATAG